One Primulina huaijiensis isolate GDHJ02 chromosome 8, ASM1229523v2, whole genome shotgun sequence genomic region harbors:
- the LOC140982472 gene encoding disease resistance protein At4g27190-like isoform X3, with the protein MVPICRPPNLEFQSRKIMEEDIIESLKDGNVRMIAICGAGGVGKTTMVRRIEDRVRKEFDEVVTVVVSQQTDKTKIQNQIAEILRLGLSEKTLEGRAHILRTRLMDSMKKLIIFDDVWKSFEPEDIGVPCGGCKIILTSRLKDVCEEMEADKVIEVQVLDKKEAWTLFREKSGDCVDDLYLRPIAEEVAEECKGLPIALATVGKALKNRSIKTWKDALLQLRGANPSNFPQVLENVYMPLKLSYDILETESEKSFFLLCCLFPEDYNIRIEDLALLSFGLGMFEGINNIEDGRNRTQHLLERLRSRFLLMTGRDEQEVKMHDVVRDVAIFIGSKEKQGFLNACSMDSSRNCNWMSLEISNIANAKLPVGLDFPNLRLLMLLNSNYSEFPKGFVVSDICFKGMKELTVLYFSHQNFQSLPSSLEFLKKLRKLHLENCEVKDISIVGVLASLEILCVWRCHEIEELPANVGELKFLRLLELRNCLELRRIVAGVISSLVGLEELKIVNCFNKWEAKGNVSEERNASLSELESLSNLTCLEIDIFDPKLVAQEILLSKQLRRYQIRAFKAFKAVSMRQKSITLQLPRDRFLDGMKHERIITLHLPRDVTLGNWIHRLIKNTQLLDLRGDGSSYFNLGEIESLRELVFQNCSTVEKLMNAIDCKLPMLEHLLLRDLGELEEIIDGTIPEGSNSFQNLESLAVGRLPKLGYLWKSPNQNVSLVNLKSIYISSCLNLRYLFSVATARSLVQLRSLEILSCRTIEQVLWNVMESNTEASIIEFPKLKRLKLYNLPNLLAFTQGVEIIKFPQLIELQINCCPNLRTKIDQFSAGMIEKIVVSDRDTIEELFRDDGNRHIIFQELYELDLRGLPCLTTFYGGAESIKFPKLKEFWIGNLPRLNSFVPIDSEPTHDQNSLHLFCNKKVEIIGLKELHLNEFPYKISNVWCRHIPISFFHNLERLSIYKIDGIRNLISSSIAKALVNLNTLDIKYCKEMIDVIEDDTHVTVNSVFPNLEYLDIEGNCKLRSFCQWKHAFELPSLVDVQIAGRPLMKTFTLGSLSTPKLHQFQINYEDIEIKDLNGGIHHYISTKQNANKDEYNVDEKHEDKKETKGEETTESSSNNLM; encoded by the exons ATGGTACCTATCTGTCGTCCACCAAATTTGGAGTTTCAATCGAGAAAAATTATGGAGGAAGACATCATCGAGTCTTTGAAAGATGGCAACGTCCGCATGATAGCGATTTGCGGCGCGGGAGGTGTTGGGAAGACAACTATGGTGCGAAGAATTGAGGATAGAGTGAGAAAAGAGTTTGATGAGGTTGTGACTGTAGTTGTCAGTCAACAAACTGACAAGACTAAAATTCAGAATCAAATTGCAGAAATATTACGTTTGGGTTTGAGCGAGAAGACTTTGGAGGGTAGAGCACATATATTGCGCACCAGGCTAATGGATTCGATGAAGAAACTCATAATATTTGATGATGTTTGGAAAAGCTTTGAGCCGGAGGATATAGGAGTTCCTTGTGGAGGATGCAAAATTATATTGACATCTCGGCTGAAAGATGTATGTGAAGAAATGGAAGCCGATAAAGTTATTGAAGTACAAGTCTTAGACAAAAAAGAAGCTTGGACACTTTTTAGAGAGAAATCTGGTGATTGCGTGGATGATTTATATTTGCGTCCCATAGCAGAAGAAGTCGCAGAAGAATGCAAAGGTTTGCCAATTGCGCTTGCAACCGTTGGTAAAGCTctgaaaaatagaagtataaAGACCTGGAAAGATGCACTTTTACAACTGAGAGGAGCTAACCCATCGAATTTCCCGCAAGTTCTGGAAAATGTTTACATGCCTCTGAAACTGAGTTACGATATCTTGGAAACTGAAAGTGAAAAGTCCTTTTTCCTGCTATGTTGCTTGTTTCCCGAAGATTATAACATCCGGATTGAGGACTTGGCTTTGCTCAGCTTTGGGTTAGGCATGTTTGAGGGAATCAACAATATTGAAGATGGAAGAAACAGAACACAACATTTATTGGAGAGGCTTAGAAGTCGTTTTTTATTGATGACTGGTCGTGATGAACAAGAGGTAAAAATGCATGATGTTGTTCGTGATGTGGCTATTTTCATTGGTTCAAAAGAAAAGCAAGGTTTTTTGAATGCGTGCTCAATGGATTCATCTCGCAATTGCAATTGGATGTCGTTGGAAATTTCAAATATTGCCAATGCCAAGCTTCCTGTTGGGTTGGATTTTCCAAATCTTCGTCTCTTGATGCTTCTGAATTCCAATTATTCAGAATTTCCAAAAGGATTTGTTGTCAGTGATATTTGTTTTAAAGGAATGAAGGAGCTGACAGTCTTGTATTTTtcacatcaaaattttcaatcactTCCATCCTCTCTGGAATTCCTAAAAAAACTTAGAAAGTTGCACTTGGAAAATTGCGAGGTGAAAGACATATCAATTGTTGGAGTGTTAGCAAGTTTGGAAATTCTTTGCGTCTGGCGCTGTCACGAAATTGAAGAGTTACCAGCAAATGTTGGGGAATTGAAATTTCTAAGATTATTAGAATTGAGGAATTGCTTGGAACTCCGAAGAATAGTGGCTGGTGTCATATCAAGCTTGGTTGGGTTGGAGGAATTGAAGATAGTTAATTGCTTTAACAAATGGGAAGCAAAGGGAAATGTAAGTGAAGAAAGGAATGCTAGTCTTTCAGAACTTGAGTCTCTCAGCAATTTGACTTGCTTGGAGATTGATATATTTGATCCCAAATTGGTCGCCCAAGAGATATTGCTTTCAAAGCAGTTAAGAAGATATCAAATACGTGCTTTCAAAGCTTTCAAAGCAGTTAGTATGCGTCAGAAAAGTATCACACTCCAATTACCGAGAGACCGATTTTTAGATGGCATGAAGCATGAGAGAATAATCACACTCCATTTACCGAGAGACGTGACATTAGGAAATTGGATTCATCGACTAATAAAGAACACCCAGTTGCTAGATTTACGTGGAGATGGTTCAAGCTATTTTAATCTAGGTGAGATTGAAAGCTTGAGGGAGCTCGTATTTCAAAATTGTTCAACGGTGGAGAAATTGATGAATGCAATCGATTGCAAACTCCCCATGTTGGAGCACCTGCTGCTGAGAGATCTCGGAGAGTTGGAAGAAATAATTGATGGTACAATTCCAGAGGGATCCAATTCCTTCCAAAATCTAGAATCACTAGCTGTTGGACGTCTTCCCAAGTTGGGATATTTGTGGAAGAGTCCAAATCAGAATGTTTCACTGGTCAACCTCAAGTCCATATACATATCTTCTTGTCTCAATCTACGATATCTCTTCTCAGTGGCAACAGCAAGGAGTCTTGTACAACTTCGAAGCCTTGAAATACTTTCATGTAGGACGATTGAACAAGTGTTGTGGAACGTAATGGAAAGCAACACAGAGGCTTCTATTATTGAGTTCCCAAAGTTGAAGAGACTGAAACTGTACAATCTGCCAAACCTTTTGGCTTTCACCCAAGGAGttgaaatcataaaattccCCCAGTTGATAGAACTACAAATCAACTGCTGCCCAAATCTCCGAACCAAAATCGACCAATTCTCTGCCGGCATGATTGAGAAGATCGTCGTTAGTGATCGTGACACTATAGAAGAACTATTTAGGGATGATGGAAATCGCCATATCATATTCCAAGAATTGTATGAATTGGACCTACGTGGTCTGCCATGCCTGACAACGTTCTACGGAGGTGCTGAAAGCATCAAGTTTCCAAAGCTGAAAGAGTTTTGGATTGGAAATTTGCCAAGGCTGAATAGTTTTGTGCCAATAGATTCAGAACCCACCCACGACCAGAATTCTCTtcatttattttgcaataaaAAG GTTGAAATTATTGGCCTGAAGGAACTTCATCTCAATGAATTTCCATATAAAATAAGCAATGTGTGGTGTCGCCATATCCCAATCAGTTTCTTTCATAATCTTGAGAGATTGTCTATATATAAAATTGATGGTATCAGAAACTTAATATCATCTTCAATAGCAAAAGCTCTTGTTAATCTCAATACGCTAGATATAAAGTATTGCAAAGAGATGATTGACGTGATTGAGGATGATACACATGTAACTGTTAACTCTGTCTTTCCTAATCTAGAATATTTGGATATTGAAGGCAATTGTAAGTTGAGAAGTTTTTGCCAATGGAAGCACGCATTTGAGTTACCATCACTTGTCGATGTTCAAATAGCTGGTCGCCCCTTGATGAAAACTTTCACTTTGGGATCGCTAAGTACGCCAAAATTACATCAGTTCCAGATAAATTACGAGGACATTGAAATAAAAGACTTGAACGGCGGCATACATCATTACATAAGTACTAAG CAGAATGCAAACAAGGATGAGTACAATGTGGATGAGAAGCATGAGGATAAGAAAGAGACAAAAGGCGAGGAAACGACAGAGAGCAGCAGCAACAATCTTATGTGA
- the LOC140982472 gene encoding disease resistance protein At4g27190-like isoform X2 yields MVPICRPPNLEFQSRKIMEEDIIESLKDGNVRMIAICGAGGVGKTTMVRRIEDRVRKEFDEVVTVVVSQQTDKTKIQNQIAEILRLGLSEKTLEGRAHILRTRLMDSMKKLIIFDDVWKSFEPEDIGVPCGGCKIILTSRLKDVCEEMEADKVIEVQVLDKKEAWTLFREKSGDCVDDLYLRPIAEEVAEECKGLPIALATVGKALKNRSIKTWKDALLQLRGANPSNFPQVLENVYMPLKLSYDILETESEKSFFLLCCLFPEDYNIRIEDLALLSFGLGMFEGINNIEDGRNRTQHLLERLRSRFLLMTGRDEQEVKMHDVVRDVAIFIGSKEKQGFLNACSMDSSRNCNWMSLEISNIANAKLPVGLDFPNLRLLMLLNSNYSEFPKGFVVSDICFKGMKELTVLYFSHQNFQSLPSSLEFLKKLRKLHLENCEVKDISIVGVLASLEILCVWRCHEIEELPANVGELKFLRLLELRNCLELRRIVAGVISSLVGLEELKIVNCFNKWEAKGNVSEERNASLSELESLSNLTCLEIDIFDPKLVAQEILLSKQLRRYQIRAFKAFKAVSMRQKSITLQLPRDRFLDGMKHERIITLHLPRDVTLGNWIHRLIKNTQLLDLRGDGSSYFNLGEIESLRELVFQNCSTVEKLMNAIDCKLPMLEHLLLRDLGELEEIIDGTIPEGSNSFQNLESLAVGRLPKLGYLWKSPNQNVSLVNLKSIYISSCLNLRYLFSVATARSLVQLRSLEILSCRTIEQVLWNVMESNTEASIIEFPKLKRLKLYNLPNLLAFTQGVEIIKFPQLIELQINCCPNLRTKIDQFSAGMIEKIVVSDRDTIEELFRDDGNRHIIFQELYELDLRGLPCLTTFYGGAESIKFPKLKEFWIGNLPRLNSFVPIDSEPTHDQNSLHLFCNKKVEIIGLKELHLNEFPYKISNVWCRHIPISFFHNLERLSIYKIDGIRNLISSSIAKALVNLNTLDIKYCKEMIDVIEDDTHVTVNSVFPNLEYLDIEGNCKLRSFCQWKHAFELPSLVDVQIAGRPLMKTFTLGSLSTPKLHQFQINYEDIEIKDLNGGIHHYISTKNANEDEEKDEYNEDEKHEDKKQIEGEENTESGNNNLM; encoded by the exons ATGGTACCTATCTGTCGTCCACCAAATTTGGAGTTTCAATCGAGAAAAATTATGGAGGAAGACATCATCGAGTCTTTGAAAGATGGCAACGTCCGCATGATAGCGATTTGCGGCGCGGGAGGTGTTGGGAAGACAACTATGGTGCGAAGAATTGAGGATAGAGTGAGAAAAGAGTTTGATGAGGTTGTGACTGTAGTTGTCAGTCAACAAACTGACAAGACTAAAATTCAGAATCAAATTGCAGAAATATTACGTTTGGGTTTGAGCGAGAAGACTTTGGAGGGTAGAGCACATATATTGCGCACCAGGCTAATGGATTCGATGAAGAAACTCATAATATTTGATGATGTTTGGAAAAGCTTTGAGCCGGAGGATATAGGAGTTCCTTGTGGAGGATGCAAAATTATATTGACATCTCGGCTGAAAGATGTATGTGAAGAAATGGAAGCCGATAAAGTTATTGAAGTACAAGTCTTAGACAAAAAAGAAGCTTGGACACTTTTTAGAGAGAAATCTGGTGATTGCGTGGATGATTTATATTTGCGTCCCATAGCAGAAGAAGTCGCAGAAGAATGCAAAGGTTTGCCAATTGCGCTTGCAACCGTTGGTAAAGCTctgaaaaatagaagtataaAGACCTGGAAAGATGCACTTTTACAACTGAGAGGAGCTAACCCATCGAATTTCCCGCAAGTTCTGGAAAATGTTTACATGCCTCTGAAACTGAGTTACGATATCTTGGAAACTGAAAGTGAAAAGTCCTTTTTCCTGCTATGTTGCTTGTTTCCCGAAGATTATAACATCCGGATTGAGGACTTGGCTTTGCTCAGCTTTGGGTTAGGCATGTTTGAGGGAATCAACAATATTGAAGATGGAAGAAACAGAACACAACATTTATTGGAGAGGCTTAGAAGTCGTTTTTTATTGATGACTGGTCGTGATGAACAAGAGGTAAAAATGCATGATGTTGTTCGTGATGTGGCTATTTTCATTGGTTCAAAAGAAAAGCAAGGTTTTTTGAATGCGTGCTCAATGGATTCATCTCGCAATTGCAATTGGATGTCGTTGGAAATTTCAAATATTGCCAATGCCAAGCTTCCTGTTGGGTTGGATTTTCCAAATCTTCGTCTCTTGATGCTTCTGAATTCCAATTATTCAGAATTTCCAAAAGGATTTGTTGTCAGTGATATTTGTTTTAAAGGAATGAAGGAGCTGACAGTCTTGTATTTTtcacatcaaaattttcaatcactTCCATCCTCTCTGGAATTCCTAAAAAAACTTAGAAAGTTGCACTTGGAAAATTGCGAGGTGAAAGACATATCAATTGTTGGAGTGTTAGCAAGTTTGGAAATTCTTTGCGTCTGGCGCTGTCACGAAATTGAAGAGTTACCAGCAAATGTTGGGGAATTGAAATTTCTAAGATTATTAGAATTGAGGAATTGCTTGGAACTCCGAAGAATAGTGGCTGGTGTCATATCAAGCTTGGTTGGGTTGGAGGAATTGAAGATAGTTAATTGCTTTAACAAATGGGAAGCAAAGGGAAATGTAAGTGAAGAAAGGAATGCTAGTCTTTCAGAACTTGAGTCTCTCAGCAATTTGACTTGCTTGGAGATTGATATATTTGATCCCAAATTGGTCGCCCAAGAGATATTGCTTTCAAAGCAGTTAAGAAGATATCAAATACGTGCTTTCAAAGCTTTCAAAGCAGTTAGTATGCGTCAGAAAAGTATCACACTCCAATTACCGAGAGACCGATTTTTAGATGGCATGAAGCATGAGAGAATAATCACACTCCATTTACCGAGAGACGTGACATTAGGAAATTGGATTCATCGACTAATAAAGAACACCCAGTTGCTAGATTTACGTGGAGATGGTTCAAGCTATTTTAATCTAGGTGAGATTGAAAGCTTGAGGGAGCTCGTATTTCAAAATTGTTCAACGGTGGAGAAATTGATGAATGCAATCGATTGCAAACTCCCCATGTTGGAGCACCTGCTGCTGAGAGATCTCGGAGAGTTGGAAGAAATAATTGATGGTACAATTCCAGAGGGATCCAATTCCTTCCAAAATCTAGAATCACTAGCTGTTGGACGTCTTCCCAAGTTGGGATATTTGTGGAAGAGTCCAAATCAGAATGTTTCACTGGTCAACCTCAAGTCCATATACATATCTTCTTGTCTCAATCTACGATATCTCTTCTCAGTGGCAACAGCAAGGAGTCTTGTACAACTTCGAAGCCTTGAAATACTTTCATGTAGGACGATTGAACAAGTGTTGTGGAACGTAATGGAAAGCAACACAGAGGCTTCTATTATTGAGTTCCCAAAGTTGAAGAGACTGAAACTGTACAATCTGCCAAACCTTTTGGCTTTCACCCAAGGAGttgaaatcataaaattccCCCAGTTGATAGAACTACAAATCAACTGCTGCCCAAATCTCCGAACCAAAATCGACCAATTCTCTGCCGGCATGATTGAGAAGATCGTCGTTAGTGATCGTGACACTATAGAAGAACTATTTAGGGATGATGGAAATCGCCATATCATATTCCAAGAATTGTATGAATTGGACCTACGTGGTCTGCCATGCCTGACAACGTTCTACGGAGGTGCTGAAAGCATCAAGTTTCCAAAGCTGAAAGAGTTTTGGATTGGAAATTTGCCAAGGCTGAATAGTTTTGTGCCAATAGATTCAGAACCCACCCACGACCAGAATTCTCTtcatttattttgcaataaaAAG GTTGAAATTATTGGCCTGAAGGAACTTCATCTCAATGAATTTCCATATAAAATAAGCAATGTGTGGTGTCGCCATATCCCAATCAGTTTCTTTCATAATCTTGAGAGATTGTCTATATATAAAATTGATGGTATCAGAAACTTAATATCATCTTCAATAGCAAAAGCTCTTGTTAATCTCAATACGCTAGATATAAAGTATTGCAAAGAGATGATTGACGTGATTGAGGATGATACACATGTAACTGTTAACTCTGTCTTTCCTAATCTAGAATATTTGGATATTGAAGGCAATTGTAAGTTGAGAAGTTTTTGCCAATGGAAGCACGCATTTGAGTTACCATCACTTGTCGATGTTCAAATAGCTGGTCGCCCCTTGATGAAAACTTTCACTTTGGGATCGCTAAGTACGCCAAAATTACATCAGTTCCAGATAAATTACGAGGACATTGAAATAAAAGACTTGAACGGCGGCATACATCATTACATAAGTACTAAG
- the LOC140982472 gene encoding disease resistance protein At4g27190-like isoform X4 has protein sequence MVPICRPPNLEFQSRKIMEEDIIESLKDGNVRMIAICGAGGVGKTTMVRRIEDRVRKEFDEVVTVVVSQQTDKTKIQNQIAEILRLGLSEKTLEGRAHILRTRLMDSMKKLIIFDDVWKSFEPEDIGVPCGGCKIILTSRLKDVCEEMEADKVIEVQVLDKKEAWTLFREKSGDCVDDLYLRPIAEEVAEECKGLPIALATVGKALKNRSIKTWKDALLQLRGANPSNFPQVLENVYMPLKLSYDILETESEKSFFLLCCLFPEDYNIRIEDLALLSFGLGMFEGINNIEDGRNRTQHLLERLRSRFLLMTGRDEQEVKMHDVVRDVAIFIGSKEKQGFLNACSMDSSRNCNWMSLEISNIANAKLPVGLDFPNLRLLMLLNSNYSEFPKGFVVSDICFKGMKELTVLYFSHQNFQSLPSSLEFLKKLRKLHLENCEVKDISIVGVLASLEILCVWRCHEIEELPANVGELKFLRLLELRNCLELRRIVAGVISSLVGLEELKIVNCFNKWEAKGNVSEERNASLSELESLSNLTCLEIDIFDPKLVAQEILLSKQLRRYQIRAFKAFKAVSMRQKSITLQLPRDRFLDGMKHERIITLHLPRDVTLGNWIHRLIKNTQLLDLRGDGSSYFNLGEIESLRELVFQNCSTVEKLMNAIDCKLPMLEHLLLRDLGELEEIIDGTIPEGSNSFQNLESLAVGRLPKLGYLWKSPNQNVSLVNLKSIYISSCLNLRYLFSVATARSLVQLRSLEILSCRTIEQVLWNVMESNTEASIIEFPKLKRLKLYNLPNLLAFTQGVEIIKFPQLIELQINCCPNLRTKIDQFSAGMIEKIVVSDRDTIEELFRDDGNRHIIFQELYELDLRGLPCLTTFYGGAESIKFPKLKEFWIGNLPRLNSFVPIDSEPTHDQNSLHLFCNKKVEIIGLKELHLNEFPYKISNVWCRHIPISFFHNLERLSIYKIDGIRNLISSSIAKALVNLNTLDIKYCKEMIDVIEDDTHVTVNSVFPNLEYLDIEGNCKLRSFCQWKHAFELPSLVDVQIAGRPLMKTFTLGSLSTPKLHQFQINYEDIEIKDLNGGIHHYISTKNANKDEYNVDEKHEDKKETKGEETTESSSNNLM, from the exons ATGGTACCTATCTGTCGTCCACCAAATTTGGAGTTTCAATCGAGAAAAATTATGGAGGAAGACATCATCGAGTCTTTGAAAGATGGCAACGTCCGCATGATAGCGATTTGCGGCGCGGGAGGTGTTGGGAAGACAACTATGGTGCGAAGAATTGAGGATAGAGTGAGAAAAGAGTTTGATGAGGTTGTGACTGTAGTTGTCAGTCAACAAACTGACAAGACTAAAATTCAGAATCAAATTGCAGAAATATTACGTTTGGGTTTGAGCGAGAAGACTTTGGAGGGTAGAGCACATATATTGCGCACCAGGCTAATGGATTCGATGAAGAAACTCATAATATTTGATGATGTTTGGAAAAGCTTTGAGCCGGAGGATATAGGAGTTCCTTGTGGAGGATGCAAAATTATATTGACATCTCGGCTGAAAGATGTATGTGAAGAAATGGAAGCCGATAAAGTTATTGAAGTACAAGTCTTAGACAAAAAAGAAGCTTGGACACTTTTTAGAGAGAAATCTGGTGATTGCGTGGATGATTTATATTTGCGTCCCATAGCAGAAGAAGTCGCAGAAGAATGCAAAGGTTTGCCAATTGCGCTTGCAACCGTTGGTAAAGCTctgaaaaatagaagtataaAGACCTGGAAAGATGCACTTTTACAACTGAGAGGAGCTAACCCATCGAATTTCCCGCAAGTTCTGGAAAATGTTTACATGCCTCTGAAACTGAGTTACGATATCTTGGAAACTGAAAGTGAAAAGTCCTTTTTCCTGCTATGTTGCTTGTTTCCCGAAGATTATAACATCCGGATTGAGGACTTGGCTTTGCTCAGCTTTGGGTTAGGCATGTTTGAGGGAATCAACAATATTGAAGATGGAAGAAACAGAACACAACATTTATTGGAGAGGCTTAGAAGTCGTTTTTTATTGATGACTGGTCGTGATGAACAAGAGGTAAAAATGCATGATGTTGTTCGTGATGTGGCTATTTTCATTGGTTCAAAAGAAAAGCAAGGTTTTTTGAATGCGTGCTCAATGGATTCATCTCGCAATTGCAATTGGATGTCGTTGGAAATTTCAAATATTGCCAATGCCAAGCTTCCTGTTGGGTTGGATTTTCCAAATCTTCGTCTCTTGATGCTTCTGAATTCCAATTATTCAGAATTTCCAAAAGGATTTGTTGTCAGTGATATTTGTTTTAAAGGAATGAAGGAGCTGACAGTCTTGTATTTTtcacatcaaaattttcaatcactTCCATCCTCTCTGGAATTCCTAAAAAAACTTAGAAAGTTGCACTTGGAAAATTGCGAGGTGAAAGACATATCAATTGTTGGAGTGTTAGCAAGTTTGGAAATTCTTTGCGTCTGGCGCTGTCACGAAATTGAAGAGTTACCAGCAAATGTTGGGGAATTGAAATTTCTAAGATTATTAGAATTGAGGAATTGCTTGGAACTCCGAAGAATAGTGGCTGGTGTCATATCAAGCTTGGTTGGGTTGGAGGAATTGAAGATAGTTAATTGCTTTAACAAATGGGAAGCAAAGGGAAATGTAAGTGAAGAAAGGAATGCTAGTCTTTCAGAACTTGAGTCTCTCAGCAATTTGACTTGCTTGGAGATTGATATATTTGATCCCAAATTGGTCGCCCAAGAGATATTGCTTTCAAAGCAGTTAAGAAGATATCAAATACGTGCTTTCAAAGCTTTCAAAGCAGTTAGTATGCGTCAGAAAAGTATCACACTCCAATTACCGAGAGACCGATTTTTAGATGGCATGAAGCATGAGAGAATAATCACACTCCATTTACCGAGAGACGTGACATTAGGAAATTGGATTCATCGACTAATAAAGAACACCCAGTTGCTAGATTTACGTGGAGATGGTTCAAGCTATTTTAATCTAGGTGAGATTGAAAGCTTGAGGGAGCTCGTATTTCAAAATTGTTCAACGGTGGAGAAATTGATGAATGCAATCGATTGCAAACTCCCCATGTTGGAGCACCTGCTGCTGAGAGATCTCGGAGAGTTGGAAGAAATAATTGATGGTACAATTCCAGAGGGATCCAATTCCTTCCAAAATCTAGAATCACTAGCTGTTGGACGTCTTCCCAAGTTGGGATATTTGTGGAAGAGTCCAAATCAGAATGTTTCACTGGTCAACCTCAAGTCCATATACATATCTTCTTGTCTCAATCTACGATATCTCTTCTCAGTGGCAACAGCAAGGAGTCTTGTACAACTTCGAAGCCTTGAAATACTTTCATGTAGGACGATTGAACAAGTGTTGTGGAACGTAATGGAAAGCAACACAGAGGCTTCTATTATTGAGTTCCCAAAGTTGAAGAGACTGAAACTGTACAATCTGCCAAACCTTTTGGCTTTCACCCAAGGAGttgaaatcataaaattccCCCAGTTGATAGAACTACAAATCAACTGCTGCCCAAATCTCCGAACCAAAATCGACCAATTCTCTGCCGGCATGATTGAGAAGATCGTCGTTAGTGATCGTGACACTATAGAAGAACTATTTAGGGATGATGGAAATCGCCATATCATATTCCAAGAATTGTATGAATTGGACCTACGTGGTCTGCCATGCCTGACAACGTTCTACGGAGGTGCTGAAAGCATCAAGTTTCCAAAGCTGAAAGAGTTTTGGATTGGAAATTTGCCAAGGCTGAATAGTTTTGTGCCAATAGATTCAGAACCCACCCACGACCAGAATTCTCTtcatttattttgcaataaaAAG GTTGAAATTATTGGCCTGAAGGAACTTCATCTCAATGAATTTCCATATAAAATAAGCAATGTGTGGTGTCGCCATATCCCAATCAGTTTCTTTCATAATCTTGAGAGATTGTCTATATATAAAATTGATGGTATCAGAAACTTAATATCATCTTCAATAGCAAAAGCTCTTGTTAATCTCAATACGCTAGATATAAAGTATTGCAAAGAGATGATTGACGTGATTGAGGATGATACACATGTAACTGTTAACTCTGTCTTTCCTAATCTAGAATATTTGGATATTGAAGGCAATTGTAAGTTGAGAAGTTTTTGCCAATGGAAGCACGCATTTGAGTTACCATCACTTGTCGATGTTCAAATAGCTGGTCGCCCCTTGATGAAAACTTTCACTTTGGGATCGCTAAGTACGCCAAAATTACATCAGTTCCAGATAAATTACGAGGACATTGAAATAAAAGACTTGAACGGCGGCATACATCATTACATAAGTACTAAG AATGCAAACAAGGATGAGTACAATGTGGATGAGAAGCATGAGGATAAGAAAGAGACAAAAGGCGAGGAAACGACAGAGAGCAGCAGCAACAATCTTATGTGA